The Bradyrhizobium sp. WBAH42 genome includes a window with the following:
- a CDS encoding putative quinol monooxygenase, which translates to MIGVSLLASAAAGPALGQEKQEQYIQVAEIEIDPSQIDAYRTAVKEHIEMAVRVEPGVLTLYAVSDKDDPSKVKVFEIYRDGEAYVRKYATPTSRDDALLEQNLPRIEAR; encoded by the coding sequence ATGATTGGTGTTTCACTGCTGGCTTCTGCAGCAGCAGGACCCGCGCTTGGCCAGGAAAAGCAAGAGCAGTATATCCAGGTCGCGGAAATCGAAATCGATCCTTCGCAAATCGACGCCTACAGGACCGCGGTCAAGGAACACATCGAGATGGCCGTCCGGGTCGAGCCCGGCGTCCTGACGCTTTATGCGGTTTCTGACAAGGACGATCCCAGTAAGGTGAAGGTGTTCGAGATCTATCGGGATGGAGAGGCCTATGTACGGAAATACGCGACCCCAACCTCTCGTGATGATGCGCTGTTGGAGCAAAATCTCCCACGCATCGAAGCCCGTTAG
- a CDS encoding HAMP domain-containing sensor histidine kinase: MSNPAEKPEVVQLPAEPVSVPSASSRRAAAQRVREARDKLTSTSGTRPAFDAEMLRQYAQTRLSASYVVMLLVVATGVLFGLWMQPIPAAAWTAGMLCIHSAMIRSCRRFLTEPASPAATRAWRTRFVVLDLLYGLCWMAILIHPVLDMVTETLMMFLMLLVIAVSSMLAANLPIAALAATAPVAVAMALSFVTTGSLDNYILAALALAAEGYFVLLAHRLHSSTFATLEARAEKDALIGELEQAKAISDEARHRAEAANVAKSRFLAQMSHELRTPLNAILGFSEVMKSEIFGAHAVPVYKEYSADIHNSGVHLLNLINEILDLSRIEAGRYELNEEAVSLIGIVADCHHLMKLRASSRGITIHEVFEQAMPRLWADERAIRQVVLNLLSNSIKFTPQGGEIWLKAGWTASGGQYLSVRDSGSGIPEDEIPVVLASFGQGSNSIKSAEQGAGLGLPIAKNLIDLHGGTFTLKSKLRIGTEVIVTFPPERVMSALAPLSDDSPPLQPESSVVPDEKRRPRHKPIMSAGTGS; this comes from the coding sequence GCCATCGGCGAGCAGCCGAAGGGCTGCGGCGCAGCGGGTGCGCGAGGCGCGCGACAAGTTAACGTCGACCAGTGGAACCCGGCCGGCGTTCGACGCCGAGATGCTGCGGCAATACGCCCAGACCCGGCTGTCTGCCTCCTATGTCGTGATGCTGCTGGTGGTGGCGACCGGCGTACTGTTCGGGCTGTGGATGCAACCGATCCCGGCCGCGGCCTGGACCGCCGGCATGCTCTGCATCCATAGCGCCATGATCCGCAGTTGCCGGCGCTTCCTGACCGAGCCGGCCTCGCCGGCCGCGACGCGCGCATGGCGGACGCGCTTCGTCGTGCTCGACCTGCTCTATGGTCTGTGCTGGATGGCGATCCTGATCCATCCCGTGCTCGACATGGTCACGGAAACGCTGATGATGTTCCTGATGCTGCTGGTGATCGCAGTATCGAGCATGCTCGCGGCCAATCTGCCGATCGCAGCCCTTGCTGCCACGGCGCCGGTCGCGGTGGCGATGGCGCTGAGCTTCGTCACGACCGGCTCGCTGGACAATTACATCCTGGCAGCGCTGGCCCTCGCCGCCGAAGGCTATTTCGTCCTGCTGGCGCATCGCCTGCACTCCTCCACCTTCGCCACGCTGGAAGCGCGCGCGGAGAAGGACGCGCTGATCGGCGAGCTGGAGCAGGCCAAGGCAATCTCGGACGAAGCGCGCCACCGCGCCGAAGCCGCCAACGTCGCCAAGTCGCGCTTCCTCGCGCAGATGAGCCACGAGCTGCGGACACCGCTGAACGCCATCCTCGGCTTCTCCGAGGTGATGAAGAGCGAGATTTTCGGCGCGCATGCCGTGCCGGTCTACAAGGAATATTCCGCCGACATCCATAATTCCGGCGTGCACCTGCTCAACCTCATCAACGAGATCCTCGATCTGTCGCGGATCGAGGCCGGCCGCTACGAGCTCAACGAAGAAGCGGTGTCCCTGATCGGCATCGTCGCCGACTGCCATCATCTGATGAAGCTGCGTGCCTCGAGCCGCGGCATCACCATCCACGAAGTGTTCGAGCAGGCCATGCCGCGGCTCTGGGCCGACGAGCGCGCGATCCGCCAGGTCGTGCTCAACCTGCTCTCCAACTCGATCAAGTTCACCCCGCAAGGCGGCGAGATCTGGCTCAAGGCCGGCTGGACCGCCTCCGGCGGACAATATCTCTCGGTGAGGGATTCCGGTTCCGGCATCCCTGAGGACGAGATCCCGGTCGTGCTCGCCTCGTTCGGCCAGGGTTCCAATTCGATCAAGTCGGCCGAACAGGGCGCCGGCCTCGGCCTGCCGATCGCCAAGAACCTGATTGACCTGCACGGCGGCACGTTCACGCTGAAATCGAAGCTGCGCATCGGCACCGAGGTGATCGTCACGTTCCCGCCGGAGCGCGTGATGAGTGCGCTTGCGCCGCTCTCGGACGATTCTCCGCCGCTCCAGCCGGAGAGCTCCGTTGTGCCGGACGAGAAGCGCCGGCCGCGCCACAAGCCGATCATGAGTGCTGGCACAGGCTCTTAA
- the dusA gene encoding tRNA dihydrouridine(20/20a) synthase DusA, translating into MKSQDYRFSVAPMMDWTDRHCRVFHRHLTRRGLLYTEMLTTGAIIHGDRERLLGFDAVEHPVALQLGGSDPRELALAARIGEDFGYDEINLNVGCPSDRVKDGRFGACLMAEPELVARCVDAMKRVVAVPVTVKCRIGIDDQDPEVALDALARAVVAAGCDALIVHARKAWLNGLSPKENRDIPPLDYDRVYRLKRAMPDVPVIINGGVRSIDEAKAHLAHVDGVMLGRAAYQEPWRLLAVDAEIFGRPAPHATMQDALEAMMPYIEEQLAHGTRLHAITRHFVGAFHAVPGARAFRRHLAEQGVKPGAGLDVLREAIMRVGVRAPAEAA; encoded by the coding sequence TTGAAATCGCAAGACTATCGCTTTTCTGTGGCTCCGATGATGGATTGGACTGACCGGCACTGCCGGGTGTTCCACCGTCACCTGACGCGGCGGGGATTGCTCTACACGGAGATGCTGACGACCGGCGCGATCATTCATGGCGACCGGGAACGGCTGCTTGGGTTCGACGCGGTCGAGCACCCCGTGGCGCTTCAGCTTGGCGGGTCGGATCCGCGCGAGCTCGCGCTGGCGGCACGTATCGGCGAGGACTTCGGTTATGACGAGATCAATCTCAATGTCGGCTGCCCGTCGGATCGTGTGAAGGATGGCCGTTTCGGCGCCTGCCTCATGGCTGAGCCGGAGCTGGTGGCGAGGTGCGTTGACGCCATGAAGCGCGTGGTCGCCGTTCCCGTCACGGTGAAGTGTCGCATCGGCATCGACGATCAGGATCCGGAGGTCGCGCTCGATGCGCTGGCGCGTGCGGTGGTCGCCGCAGGCTGCGATGCGTTGATCGTGCACGCCCGCAAGGCCTGGCTCAACGGCCTGTCGCCGAAGGAGAACCGCGATATCCCGCCGCTCGACTATGATCGCGTCTACCGGCTCAAGCGCGCGATGCCCGATGTGCCCGTCATCATCAACGGCGGCGTTCGCAGCATCGACGAGGCAAAGGCGCATCTTGCCCATGTCGACGGCGTGATGCTCGGCCGCGCCGCCTATCAGGAGCCGTGGCGGCTGCTCGCGGTCGATGCCGAGATCTTCGGCAGGCCGGCGCCGCACGCGACCATGCAGGACGCGCTCGAGGCGATGATGCCCTACATCGAGGAGCAACTCGCGCACGGCACCCGGCTGCACGCCATCACGCGACATTTCGTCGGCGCCTTCCACGCGGTGCCCGGGGCGCGCGCCTTCCGCCGACATCTGGCCGAGCAGGGTGTGAAGCCGGGGGCAGGTCTCGACGTGCTGCGCGAAGCGATCATGCGTGTTGGTGTCCGCGCGCCGGCCGAGGCGGCGTAA
- a CDS encoding DUF1289 domain-containing protein: MSKETPCVAVCMMDPKTKLCFGCGRTLPEIARWHAMESADRLAIMALLPERMTEAGLVPVAGSPKHI; encoded by the coding sequence ATGAGCAAAGAAACGCCGTGCGTCGCCGTCTGCATGATGGATCCCAAGACCAAGCTGTGCTTCGGCTGCGGCCGCACCTTGCCCGAGATCGCGCGCTGGCACGCCATGGAAAGCGCAGACCGGCTCGCGATCATGGCCCTCTTGCCGGAGCGCATGACGGAAGCTGGACTGGTGCCGGTCGCGGGATCTCCAAAACACATCTGA
- a CDS encoding TIGR02281 family clan AA aspartic protease, with the protein MIRFLLVLIMLAGTAGAVVAYGDPDQIARAGHKVSHIFRAQAASPAPAVQIPRGQGGEFTLRAKINGVTAPMVIDTGATSVVLTWETAKAIGLPLEMLEYDVDLETAGGHTKAARLTLDRLSVGKLVEKSVPALVVQRGQMKTNLLGMSFLDRLESWGVRADTLMLTGYPELQGNHRRARAAVD; encoded by the coding sequence ATGATCCGCTTCCTGCTCGTCCTGATCATGCTCGCCGGCACGGCGGGTGCCGTCGTCGCCTATGGTGATCCCGACCAGATCGCGCGCGCCGGCCACAAGGTATCGCACATTTTTCGCGCACAAGCCGCCTCCCCGGCCCCAGCCGTGCAGATCCCGCGCGGCCAGGGCGGCGAATTCACGCTGCGTGCGAAGATCAACGGCGTCACTGCACCGATGGTGATCGATACCGGAGCGACGTCGGTGGTGCTGACATGGGAAACCGCAAAGGCGATCGGGCTGCCGCTCGAGATGCTTGAATATGACGTCGACCTCGAGACCGCGGGCGGCCACACCAAGGCGGCCCGGCTCACGCTCGACCGTCTCTCCGTCGGCAAGCTGGTCGAGAAGTCGGTGCCGGCCCTCGTCGTGCAGCGCGGCCAGATGAAGACCAATCTGCTCGGCATGAGCTTCCTCGACCGCCTGGAAAGCTGGGGCGTACGCGCCGACACGTTGATGCTGACCGGCTATCCGGAGCTGCAGGGCAACCACCGTCGCGCGCGTGCGGCGGTCGACTAG